CGCACCTCCGTCACCAGCACCTCGACGCCCGCCGCGCGCAGGGCGTCCAGGTCGTCGGGGCGGTTCTCCTCCTCGTTGGCGATCACCAGATCGGGCGCGAGCGAGAGGATGCGGTCGGTCTTCGGGTTCTTGGTGCCGCCGACGCGGACGACGTCGAGACCGGCCGGGTGCGTGCACCAGTCGGTGGCACCGGCCAGCACGCCCGGGAGCGTCACGGCGACGGCCTCGGTCAGCGACGGGACCAGGGAGACCGCCCTCACCGGCGGGGCCCTTCCCGGACCGCCTCGATGTGCTCGGCGACGGCGACGACGACCAGCCGGGTGTCGGGCACCGTCGCCCGCCACCGGTGCCGCACCCCGCCGGTGAGGTAGAGCGTGTCGCCCCGCCCCAGCCGATAGGCGCGGCCCTCCGCCTCGATCTCGACGGCGCCCTCGGTGACGAACATCAACTGGTCGTTGCGGTACTGCAGTTCACGCCCGGCGTCGTGATCGCCGGTGAACTCGGAGGCGTGCATCTGGTGGTGGCCGCGCACCAGGGAGCGCACGCGGGGCGCCAGCTCCGGATCGGGGTCCTCCGCCCGCACCACGTCCACACTGCACGCGGGGTCGGCGGCGGCGAGCAGCTCCACGGCGGTGGTGCGCAGCGCGTCGGCCACCTTCTCCAGGGAGCTCGGACTGGGCCGGGCCCGGTCGTTCTCGACCTGGCTGAGGAAGGGCACGGACAGGCCGCTGCGCTCGGACACGACGGCGAGGGTGAGCTCCAGGGCGCGGCGCCGACGCCGCACGGCCGCGCCCACCCGAAGGTGCTGATCTTTGTGGTCGCCCATCGCTCCGGCTCCCTCCTTCACCCGTCGTCGTGCCGCCGCGGTGCCCTGGACCGGGCGCCGTTCTCCTGTTGAGTTCTCTGCACCCTACGCATGTTCGGCAAACCGTTTCATGCGGCCGTCACATCGATGTCACGGTGCGGTGGCCGCGACCTCACAGTTCTCGCCATCGCGCGCCCCGACCGTGGACGGGTGGCGGCACCTTACCGGTTCAAGGCGCGGGCGGCCCTCCGTGTTCCCGCCAGCCGCTCCGGCCCCGGTGCACGGAGGCCAGGGCAGGGGGTGGCGCTCCGTGGTTGTCCAAATCCTTACGGTGCCCCGCCCGGACACGCCCCGAGGGGTGGGCCGGCGCGCCTCCTGACGGAGCGCGTCGGGCCCACCCCTCGGAGTGGTCGGTACGGCGGTGCCGCACCGGTGTCGTGTCGTCGTGCTACTGCGGGGTCATCCGGTCGACCATCTCCGGGTGCTCCTTCAGCCAGGCGGCCACGGCTTCCTCCTCGTGGCCCTGCCCGCGGTCCTTGATCTCGGCCTCCAGGGTGCCGAGCTCGTCCTCACTCATGTGGAAACCCTTGATCCACTTGGTGAGCTGCGGGTACTGCTCGGGGAACTTCTTGCTGGAGATGGTGCGGATCGTGTTGCCCTCGCCGAAGGCCTTCTTGGGGTCCTTCAGCTTGGTCAGCTCGTAGTCGCTGTAGGCCCAGTGCGGGGACCACAGGGTGACCGCGACCGGCTCCTTCTTGGCGTAGGCGCGCTTCAGCTCGGCCAGCATCGCCGGCGTGGAGCCGTCCACGATCTCGTACTCGTCCTCCAGGCCGTAGCCCGGCAGCACCTCGTCCTTCGCGAGCTGCATCTCACCGGTGCCGGGCTCGATGCCGATGATCTTCCCGTCGAAGAGGTCGGCCTTGCCCTTGAGGTCCGCGAGGGACTTGACGTCCTTCACGTAGGAGGGGACGGCGATCTCCAGGGAGGTCGGCTCGTACCAGGTGCCGAGGTCGGTGAGGTTGTCCTTGTTCTTCTCCCAGTAGTTCTTCTGGGCGTGCGGCAGCCAGGCGTCGAAGTTGAGGTCGAGGTCGCCGGAGGCCAGGCCGGTGTAGACCGGGCCGACGTCCATCTGCTTCAGGTTCATCTTGTAGCCGCGACGCTCCAGGACGTTCTTCCACAGGTAGGTGACGGCGACGTCCTCCTCCCACGGGAACCAGGCCACGTCCAGGGTGCGCTTCGCCTCGGCCGGGGTGCCGCCGGCGCCACCCTCGACCGGGGCGAGCTTGTCGACGAGGCCCGGGTTGCTCTTCAGCCAGGTGCGGACGGCGTCCTGCTGCTTGCCCTTGCCGGCCTTGTTGATCTCGGCCTCGAGGCTGGTGAGCTGCTGCTCGGTCAGCTTGAAGTCCTTGAGCCACTTCGCGGCGGTGGGGTCGTCGCCGGCGAAGCCCTTGCGGGACAGCGTGTGCACGCCGTCGCCCTCGCCCCAGGCGCCCTTCGGGTCCTTCAGCTTCTTCAGGTCCAGGTCGTTGTACGCCCAGTGCGGGGACCAGAGCGTGACGACGATCGGTTCCTTCTTGCTCATGGCCCGCTTCAGCTCGGCCAGCATCGCCGGGGTGGAGCTGTCGACGACCTTGTACTCCTCGTCGAGGCCGTACTCCTTGGCGACCTTGTCCTTCAGCAGGGCCATCTCGCCGGCGCTGGACTCGATGCCGGTGATCTTGCCCTTGAAGAGGCCGGCCTTGCCCTTGAGGTCCGCCAGCGAGTTGATGTCCTTCATGTACGCGGGGACGGTCAGCTCCAGCGAGGTCTCGTCGTACCAGGAGCCGAGGTCGTCGAGGCGGTCGCCGTACTTCTTCCAGTACTGCTCGTGGGTGGTCGGCAGCCAGGAGTTGGTGACGACGTCGATGTCGCCCTGCGCGAGCGAGGTGTACAGCGGCCCGGCGTCGAACTGCTTGGCCTCCACCTCGTAGCCGCGCTGTTCGAGCATCTCCTTCCAGAGGAAGGTGGACGCGACGCCCTCGTCCCACGGGACGTAGCCGAGGGTGACCTTCTTGCCCTGACCGACGTTCTTGCCGTCGGCGACGCTCTCGGAGTCGCCGGAGCCGCCGAACATGCCCATGCCGCCGGCCACCAGGGCCAGGATCACGACGCCGATCACGGCGACCTGCGGACGGGGACGGTAGGACCAGATCTTCAGGCCGCCCGCGGCCCGCGCCTTGGCGGCGGCGCGCCGGCCCAGCGGCGATACCTGGGTGCCCAGGGCGCTGGTCATGCGGTCCAGGTAGATCGCCAGGATGACGATGGCGACGCCGGCCTCGGAGCCGAGACCCACGTTGAGCTGGCCGATGGCCTCGTTGACGTCGCCGCCGAGGCCGCCGGTGCCGACCATGCCGGCGATCGCGGCCATGGACAGGCCGAGCATGATGACCTGGTTGACGCCCGCCATCACCGTCGGCAGGGCCAGCGGGAGCTGGACGCGCAGCAGGGTGTTGCGGGGGGTGGTGCCGAAGGCCTCGGCGGCCTCGACCAGTTCCTTGTCGACCTGGCGGATGCCCAGCTCGGTCATGCGCACGCCGGGGGCGAGCGCGAAGATGAGGGTGGCGACGATGCCCGCGGAGGCACCGGTGCCGAAGAACAGGATCGCCGGGATGAGGTAGATCATCGCGGGCAGCGTCTGCATGAAGTCCAGCACGGGCCGCACGAGGCCGCTGACCCGGTCGGAGCGGGCGGCCCAGATGCCGACGGGCACCGCGATGACGAGCGCGATGATGGTGGCCACCAGCACCAGCGCCAGGGTGATCATCGCGTTCTCCCACAGCTCCATGGAGATGATGAACGCGAATCCCAGGAAGGTGAGGACACCGGCGACCGTGCCGCGCAGCCAGAAGGCGATGATCGCGAAGATGCCGACGAGGAGCAGCGGTTCGGGCGCCTGGAGGACGGCGTTGATGCCGTCGTAGGTGCCGGTGAAGACGGTCTTGAGGAAGTCGAAGAGCCACGCGACGTGTCCGAGCAGCCAGTCGACCGCTTCGTTGACCCAGTCGCCGAGCGGGATCCTAGGCACGGGCCATCACCTTCTCGCCGCCCTTGTCGCGGGGGGAGTCGCAGGTGCCGGCCTCGGCCTGCTCGTCGCCGAGGAAGCCGATGAGGCGCCGGGAGGGGACCACTCCGACGAGGGCGCCCTCGTCGACGACCGCCACGGCGTGCGGGACCCGGGCGCTGATGGCGCACAGCTCGGTGAACGGCGTCTCGGGCGTCGCCGTCTCACAGGTGCAGTCGGCCTCGTCGCCGCGCACGTCGGTCTCCATGACCGCGCGGGCGGTGAGGACGCGGGAGCGGTCGACGTCCTGGGTGAAGGAGGCGACGTAGTCGTTGGCGGGGCGTATCAGGATGTCCTGCGCGGTGCCTATCTGCACGATCTCGCCGTCGCGCATGACGGCGATGCGGTCGCCCAGGCGCATGGCCTCGTTGAGGTCGTGGGTGATGAAGACGATGGTCTTCTTCAGGGTCTTCTGCAGTTCGAGCAGCTGGTCCTGCATGTCCCGGCGGATCAGCGGGTCGAGGGCGCTGAAGGACTCGTCCATCAGCAGCAGGTCGGCATCGGTGGCGAGCGCGCGGGCGAGGCCGACGCGCTGCTGCATACCGCCGGACAGCTCGTCGGGCCAGGACTTCTCCCAGCCGGCCAGGCCGCACAGGGCGAGCGCCTCGTCGGCGCGGCGTTCGCGCTCGGCGCGGGGCACGCCCTGCACTTCGAGACCGTAGGCAGCGTTGTCACGGACGCTGCGGTGCGGGAACAGCGCGAAGTGCTGGAAGACCATGCTGATCTGCTGGGAGCGGACCTCGCGCAGCCCGCGGTCGCCGAGTTCCGTCAGGTCCTGGCCACCGAAGCGGACGTGCCCGGCGGTCGGCTCCAGCAGACCGTTGAGCATGCGCAGCAGCGTGGACTTCCCGGACCCGGAGAGCCCCATGACGACGAAGATCTCGCCGGGCTCCACGGTGAAGGACGCGTCGATGACGGCGGCCGTGGTCCCGTCGGCCCGCAGTTCCTCCCGGTCGGCACCCTGGCGCAGTCGTTCGACTGCCTGGTCCGGTTTTCTGCCGAACACCTTGTACAGGTTCTCGGCCTCTAGCCTCGCTGACACGCTTACCTCTTGGCTCGGGGGCAGGGACAGGGGCGCGAAGACTCGTTGGCACAAGGACCCGTCGAAGCGGGGGACTCGTCGATCCGAGAACCCGTCGGTCCGAAGACTCGTTGATCCGAAGACTCATTGATCCGAAGACTCTCTAACAGTTGAATGCATCAACCAGCTTCGGCCCGGAAGCGCACCTGCCCCCTTGCCCCCGACCCAAACACAAGAGTGACCCAGTTCACATGACCTCCACCGTGCACCCCCGCCGCCTGCGGCATGATGCGAGGCGTGACCGGACGACTGATGCTTCTCGACACCGCCTCCCTCTACTTCCGCGCCTACTTCGGGGTGCCCGACTCGGTGAGGGCCCCCGACGGCACGCCCGTCAACGCCGTACGCGGACTCCTGGACTTCATCGACCGCCTGGTGAAGGACCACCGGCCCGACCAGCTGGTCGCGTGCATGGACGCCGACTGGCGTCCGCAGTGGCGGGTGGAGCTGATCCCCAGTTACAAGGCGCACCGGGTGGCCGAGGAGACGCCGCAGGGCCCGGACACCGAGGAGGTGCCCGACACGCTCTCGCCGCAGGTACCGGTCATCGAGGCCGTGCTCGACGCGCTCGGCATCGCCCGCGTCGGCGTGGCCGGGTACGAGGCGGACGACGTCATCGGCACCTACACCGCGCGGGCGACGGGTCCGGTCGACATCGTCACCGGCGACCGGGACCTGTACCAGCTGGTCGACGACGCCCGGGGCGTGCGCGTGCTGTACCCGATCAAGGGCGTCGGCACCCTCGCCCTCACCGACGAGGCCGCGCTGCGCGAGAAGTACGGCGTGGACGGCCGCGGCTACGCCGACCTGGCGCTGCTGCGCGGGGACCCGAGCGACGGCCTGCCCGGCGTCGCGGGCATCGGCGAGAAGACGGCGGCCAAACTGCTCGCGGAGTTCGGCGACCTGGCGGGCATCCAGGCCGCCGTGGACGATCCCAGGGCGAAGCTCACCCCCTCGCAGCGCAAGCGGCTGACCGAGGCGCGGCCGTATCTCGCGGTCGCCCCGAAGGTCGTCCGGGTCGCCGACGACGTCCCGCTGCCGGACGTCGACACGACGCTGCCCGGCGCCCCGCGCGACGCCGCCGCCCTGGAGGGACTCGCGGCCCGCTGGGGCCTGGGCGGCTCGCTGCAACGGCTGCTGGCGACGCTCGCGGCCTGAGCCGCGCCGCGCGCGGGAGCACCACCCGCGCGGCCCGCGCCGTGCACGGGAGCGATGGCCACGCGGCGAACCGGAGCCCCGGCAGGAGAAGCCGTACGCCGCAGGCGGGGTACGCGGGTCTCGGGGAGTGCGCCGCCACGAGGCGACGGAGAAGGCGGGGATGCTAACTTAGGTAAACCTAAGTCACGATGCCCTCACGTAGGGAGCAGGGAGGCCGTCATGGCAGACCGTCCGGGACGCAAGCCGCGCAAGCCGCACACCGCACAGGTCGTCCGCACCGAGCGGCTGACCCCGCACATGCAGCGCGTGGTGCTCGGCGGTGAGGAGCTCGCCGGGCTGCCGGCGGACACCTGCACCGACCACTACGTGAAGCTTCTCTTCGCCGCCGAGGGCGTGACCTACCCGGAGCCCTTCGACATGGAACGGATCCGGGAGGAGTTCCCCCGCGACCAGTGGCCGGTCACCCGGACGTACACCGTGCGCCACTGGGACGCGGAGCACCGCGAGCTGACCCTGGACTTCGTGATCCACGGCGACGAGGGACTGGCCGGTCCCTGGGCGCAGCGCGTCCGGCCGGGTGAGACCGTCCGCTTCATGGGCCCCGGCGGCGCCTACGCGCCCGATCCCGCCGCCGACTGGCATCTGCTGGCCGGTGACGAGAGCGCGCTGCCCGCGATCGCCCGGTCCCTGGAGGCGCTGCCCGACGGCACCCGCGCCTTCGCGTTCATCGAGGTCGACGGGCCCCAGGAGGAGCAGAAGATCGACTCCGACGTGGAGGTCGTCTGGCTGCACCGCGGAGACCGTCCGGTGGGGCAGGCCCTGGTCGAGGCCGTACGCGGCCTGGACTTCCCCGAGGGCCGGGTGCACGCCTTCGTGCACGGCGAGGCGGCCTGCGTGAAGGAGCTGCGCAAGCTGCTGCGGGTGGAGCGCGGGATCCCTCGCGAGGACCTCTCCATCTCCGGTTACTGGCGCCTCGGCCACAACGAGGACGGCTGGCAGGCCTCGAAGCGGGACTGGAACGCCCGCATCGAGGCCGAGCAGGAAGGCGCCGCGCCGGCCGCCTAGCACGGCCACCGGTTCGGACCCCGGCGTCGCACCGCGCGGGCCGTACCAGCGCGGCTCCCCGGCCGGGTCACGCGGCGCGCACTCCCGCTCACGGCGCGGCACGGGGGACGCACAGCGCGCGGGCTCGCCGGCGAGCGGGCACGCCGGCATGCGGCCCGCCAGCGCATGTCGCCCGGCACGTACGGCACACGGCGCTCGGGCGCCGCCTGCGCGTACGTACCTGCTCAGTCGCCGCGTACGCGTGCGTGCAGGTGCATGTCGTGCCAGCCGTCGGGATGGAGCAGGGCGCTGCGCTTGGTGCCCTCCAGGGTGAACCCCGCCTTCCGGGCGACCCGGCAGGAGGCCTCGTTGGCGACGGCGTGGCTCAGTTCCAGCCGCTGGAAGCCGATCTCGTCCAGGGCCCAGCGGGCGAGCGCCTGCGTGGCCCGGGCGGCGACACCCCGGCCGCGGGCCGCCGCCGTCGTCCAGTAGGCGACCTCCGCCACCCCGTCGCCGAGCGCTATCTCCCGCAGCGCCACCCGCCCGAGCAGCCCTTCGCCGGCCGCGTCGGCGACCGCCCACTGGACGGCCCGCTCATGCTCCCAGGCCTGCTGCCACTCGGCGATCCAGCCGCGCACCTCCTCCTCGGAGTCGGCGGTACGGATGTGCCACTGGTGCATCACCGGGTCCTGGAAGGCCGCGTGGACGGCGGGCGCGTCCTCGGCGCGCCACGGGCGCAGGACCAGTCCGTCGCCGGTGGGGAGCGTGGGCTGCGGAGTACGGGAGAGGGTGCCGGCGGGCAGCACCGGGTGGGTCAGATAGGGCATGGTCCGCATCCTGCCAAGGCTCCGGCCGCCGGGCCCGGCGTTTTCCGGTGCCGCGGGGCCCGGCGTTTTCCGGTGCCGCCCGCCGCCTCGTACGCTGGCAGACGATGAGACGCCGTACGCCTCCCCCGCCCTCGCCCCTCCCGCAGCGCGACGGGATCGATCCGGTGCGGGTGCGGTTGCCCCCGACCGGACCGTGGACCACCGTGCGGGAGCACCTGGCGGAGCGGCTGTCCGGCGCGGGCGCCGACGTCGTGGACGGCATGTTCGACGCCGGCCTGTTCGTGGGGGCGGACGGACGGGCGGTGCCGGCCGACGCGCCCTACGAGCCCGGGCTGTTCGTGTGGTTCCACCGCGACCGGCCGGCCGAGGTGCCGGTGCCGTTCCCCCTGGAGATCGTGTACCGCGACGAGCACATCGTCGTCGTCGACAAGCCGCACTTCCTGGCCACCACCCCGCGCGGCGGCCACGTCACCGAGACCGTGCTCGCCCGGCTCCGCAGGGAGCTGGGCATCCCGGCGCTGGGAGCCGCGCACCGCCTGGACCGGCTTACCGCCGGACTCGTCCTGTTCACGGTGCGCCCGCAGGAGCGCGGCGCGTACCAGGGCCTCTTCCGTGACCGGCGGGTGCACAAGGAGTACGAGGCCGTTGCGCCCCACGATGCCGCGCTCGCCCTCCCCCGGACCGTGCGCAGCCGCATCCTCAAGGTGCGCGGAGTGCTGGCCGCGCAGGAGATCGAAGGGGAGCCGAACGCCGTGAGCCACGTCGAGCTGATCGCCCACCGGCCGGGCCCGGACGGGGAGCTGGGGCGGTACCGGCTGGTGCCCGGCACCGGGCAGACCCACCAGCTGCGTGTCCACATGACCTCGCTCGGCGTGCCGATCCTCGGCGACCCCCTCTACCCCGAGGTGACCGCCGCCGTGCCGGCCGGTGACTTCCGGCGCCCGCTGCAACTGCTGGCGCGGGAACTGGGGTTCACCGATCCGGTCACGGGACGGGAGCACCGCTTCCGCAGCGGACGGTCCCTCGCCGCCTGGACGGCGTACGAGGACTGGGCCGGCCGTCAGTAACCGCGCCACCAGAGCAGGAAGCGCTGCCAGGCCCCGCGGGGCCGGGGTTGCTCGGGCACCGGCTGGGGCCGCGCGGCCGCCAGCGACACGGGTTCGGGCGGTCGCGGCGGAGCCTGCGGTGCGGGCCGCTCCTCCGGGCGCGGGATGCCGACGTGCCAGGCGGTGCGCTGAGCCGGGGCCGGAGCGTGGCTCGGCTGCTGCCTGATGTCCTGCTGCGCCTTGGGCTCGAACCGCACCGGCAGCTCCACCAGGTGCCGGGAGGCGATCGACGACCGCCACTGGAGGTCGTCCTCGTCGCAGTCGAGCTGGACATCCGGCAGTCGCATCAGCAGCGCGTCGATGCCCGCGTCGGCGATGGCCCGCCCGATGTCCTGGCCGGGGCACTCGTGCGGGCCGCCGCCGAAGGCGAGGTGGGCGCGGTTGCCCTGCATGCTCGCCGCCAGGTCGGGACGGATGCGCGGGTCGACGTTGCCCGGCGCGATGCCGAGCAGCAGTCCGTCGCCGGCGCGGATGCGCTGACCGCCCAGTTCCGTGTCCTGCTTGGCGAAGTAGGCGAAGACGGTGCTGAACGGCGGCTCGTCCCACAGGGACTGCTCGACCGCCTCGAAGACGGTCATCTGGCCGCCGCTGAGCTGGGCGCGGAAGCCCGGATGGGTGAGCACCACGCGCAGCACGTTGCTGATGAGGTTGACGGTCGCCTCGTACGCGGCGAGGAGGACCAGCCGCAGGTGCTCCCTGACCTCGTCGTCGGTGAGCCCGGCGGGGTGGGTGACGAGCCGGCCGGCGATGTCGTTCTCGGGCCGCTCCCGGCGCTCGGCGCTGAGCCGTCCCAGGGACTCCATGAGGTAGGCGTGGCTGGCGATCGCGGTGTCGGTGCCCTTGAGCGTGTCCCGCGCCGCCTCCACCATCCGGTCGTTGTACTCGTCCGGCATGCCGAGGAGGTGGCACATCACCCCCATCGGCAGGTGCTCGGCGAACTGGCCGACGAGGTCGGCGCGGCCCTCCTCGCAGAACCGGTTGACGAGGCGCTGGGTGTAGCGCTTGATGTGGCGGCGCAGTTCCCGGTAGTCGAGGCCGGCCATGGCGCCCATGACCGCACCGCGCAGCCGCTTGTGCTCCTCGCCCTCGGCGTGCGAGCAGATGGGCTGCCAGGCGATGTGCGGCATGAGCGGGTGGTCCGGCTTGACCATGCCCTCGTTGAGCGGGGTCCAGATGCGGCTGTCGCGGCAGAACTGGGTGGGTGTACTCACCATGTGCAGGTTCTCGGCGTGGCCGAGCACGACCCACATCGGCACGTCGTCGTGGAGCAGCGCCGGCGCCACCGGTCCGTGCTGCTCGCGCAGCTTCTCGTACAGCTCCTCCAGGTCGTCCGCCTCGTGCAGCCGGTGCAGTCCGCCCGGTCCGAGGCCGTGCGCGGGACAGCCGGGCGGCGGTTCGAGCAGGGGGTCGCCCGTTCCGGTCAGGGAGTGGCGTTCAGGCGTCACAGTGTCGCTCCGCAACAGAAGTGTGGGTTCAGGGGTGGGGGTTCGGGAGGGGTGGGCCGCGCCCGGTCAGGTGAGCGCGCCCTTCATGGCCAGGGAGTGCAGGAAGCGCATCAGGGTCAGCAGGACGTCCCGGCTGGAGGCCCGGCGCCGCACGTCGCAGTCGAGGATGGGGATCTCCTCGGGCAGGTCCAGGGCCGTGCGCAGTTCCGCGACGGGATAACGGGGCGCGTCGGGGAAGGTGTTGACGGCCACCACGAAGGGCACGCCACGCTCCTCCAGACGCCCCATGACGTCGAAACTGACCTCCAGGCGGCGGGTGTCGACGAGGACCACCGCACCGAGGGCACCTTCGAACAGGCCGTTCCACAGGAACCAGAAGCGCTCCTGGCCGGGCGTGCCGAAGAGGTACAGCACCAGTTCGTCGGTGATGCTGATGCGGCCGAAGTCCATGGCCACCGTGGTGGCCGTCTTGGAGGCGGAGCCGTAGTTGTCGTCGACGCCGATGCCGGCCTGGGTCATCGTCTCCTCGGTGGTCAGCGGTCTGATCTCGCTGACCGAGCCGACCATGGTGGTCTTGCCGACTCCGAAGCCGCCCACGATGACGATCTTCACGGCGGCCTCGGCCGTGTGCGGCAGCCGGTCCTCCGTCCGCGGGCCCGGGATCGTGTCAGAGTTTTTGAAGTCCATGCATCACCGCTTCGAGGAGGGTTCGGTCGGCGACCTTCTGGCGGACGATCGGGGCGCGGGCCTGCACCAGTTCCGCGGCCAGCAGGTCGGTGAGCAGCACGGACACCACGCTGAACGGCAGGCTCAGGTAGGCCGACAGCTCGGCTACGGACAGCGGGGCGACGCACAGCCTCAGCAGGGCGGCCTGTTCCGGGGTGGCGGACACCGGCGGTTCGGCGAGGGCCACGATCAGCGTCACCAGGTCGAGGTCGGCGCGCTCGCCGCCCCCCTCGCCGCCGATGACGAACAGCCGCTCGGGGTTGCGGATCTCGCCTTCCTTGGGGGGCGGGTCGGGGGCGGGAGACGCCGCGGACGGCTGCTGCCCCGGGGATCGCCTCTGGCGTTGGGGAGGAGTCATACGGTCTGCCCGTTGCGCCGGGCGGGACTGGTGAGATGGGGTCCGATCCGGGCGACCAGGTCCGCCATGCTGAGGCCCATCCGGCCGGGCTCGCAGCGGACGTCGGAGAGCACGGCGAGGTAGGCGTTGGGGCCGGCGGCCATGAGGTAGAAGTAGCCGCCGTTCATCTCGATGAGGACCATCTTCATGTCGCCGTCGCTGGTGGGGATCTCCTGGGCGACCGCGCCCGCCAGGCTCTGCAGGCCCGCGCAGGCGGCGGCGACCCGGTCGGCGGCGTCCGGGTCACCGGAGTAGCGCGCGATGCGCAGGCCGTCGGCGGACAGCACCACGATCATCTCGATGCCCGGAACACCGTCGTAGAGATCCTTGAGCATCCAGTCGAACTTGCCTTGCTGCTCGATCACTTGAGGTTCCCCTCGTCGTCGGCCGGGGCATGGGCCGGCTCGTTGCTGCTGGACTGCTGGTGGGCCTGGGTGATGCCCGGGTACTGCTTGAGGCCCTCCCAGAAGGCCCCGATCCAGTGCCCCGGCGGGAGTTGCTCGGTCTCCTCCTGCACGGGCTCCGGGGCCGCGGGCGCCGGGATGCCCTTGCGGGCGCGCTCGGCGGCCAGACGGGCCTCGCGCTCGGCGTCCTCCCGCTCCCACTGCGCCTGTTCGGCCAGGCGCTGGCTGAGCGGCATCTTGACCCGGCTGCGGCGCTGCGGCAGGCCGCCTGCGGTCCACTCGGTGACCTCGGGCACGTCGTCCTCCAGGGAGACGCCGGCCGGGATGCGGGGGCTGGTGGGGCGGCGCTTCTTGGGCCGGCGCTCGGGGCCGGGCAGGGCGTCCGGGCCCGGGGTGGGGATCGAGGTGGCG
This region of Streptomyces ambofaciens ATCC 23877 genomic DNA includes:
- a CDS encoding quaternary amine ABC transporter ATP-binding protein translates to MSARLEAENLYKVFGRKPDQAVERLRQGADREELRADGTTAAVIDASFTVEPGEIFVVMGLSGSGKSTLLRMLNGLLEPTAGHVRFGGQDLTELGDRGLREVRSQQISMVFQHFALFPHRSVRDNAAYGLEVQGVPRAERERRADEALALCGLAGWEKSWPDELSGGMQQRVGLARALATDADLLLMDESFSALDPLIRRDMQDQLLELQKTLKKTIVFITHDLNEAMRLGDRIAVMRDGEIVQIGTAQDILIRPANDYVASFTQDVDRSRVLTARAVMETDVRGDEADCTCETATPETPFTELCAISARVPHAVAVVDEGALVGVVPSRRLIGFLGDEQAEAGTCDSPRDKGGEKVMARA
- a CDS encoding GNAT family N-acetyltransferase; translation: MPYLTHPVLPAGTLSRTPQPTLPTGDGLVLRPWRAEDAPAVHAAFQDPVMHQWHIRTADSEEEVRGWIAEWQQAWEHERAVQWAVADAAGEGLLGRVALREIALGDGVAEVAYWTTAAARGRGVAARATQALARWALDEIGFQRLELSHAVANEASCRVARKAGFTLEGTKRSALLHPDGWHDMHLHARVRGD
- a CDS encoding cytochrome P450; the encoded protein is MTPERHSLTGTGDPLLEPPPGCPAHGLGPGGLHRLHEADDLEELYEKLREQHGPVAPALLHDDVPMWVVLGHAENLHMVSTPTQFCRDSRIWTPLNEGMVKPDHPLMPHIAWQPICSHAEGEEHKRLRGAVMGAMAGLDYRELRRHIKRYTQRLVNRFCEEGRADLVGQFAEHLPMGVMCHLLGMPDEYNDRMVEAARDTLKGTDTAIASHAYLMESLGRLSAERRERPENDIAGRLVTHPAGLTDDEVREHLRLVLLAAYEATVNLISNVLRVVLTHPGFRAQLSGGQMTVFEAVEQSLWDEPPFSTVFAYFAKQDTELGGQRIRAGDGLLLGIAPGNVDPRIRPDLAASMQGNRAHLAFGGGPHECPGQDIGRAIADAGIDALLMRLPDVQLDCDEDDLQWRSSIASRHLVELPVRFEPKAQQDIRQQPSHAPAPAQRTAWHVGIPRPEERPAPQAPPRPPEPVSLAAARPQPVPEQPRPRGAWQRFLLWWRGY
- a CDS encoding siderophore-interacting protein → MADRPGRKPRKPHTAQVVRTERLTPHMQRVVLGGEELAGLPADTCTDHYVKLLFAAEGVTYPEPFDMERIREEFPRDQWPVTRTYTVRHWDAEHRELTLDFVIHGDEGLAGPWAQRVRPGETVRFMGPGGAYAPDPAADWHLLAGDESALPAIARSLEALPDGTRAFAFIEVDGPQEEQKIDSDVEVVWLHRGDRPVGQALVEAVRGLDFPEGRVHAFVHGEAACVKELRKLLRVERGIPREDLSISGYWRLGHNEDGWQASKRDWNARIEAEQEGAAPAA
- a CDS encoding helix-turn-helix domain-containing protein, whose product is MGDHKDQHLRVGAAVRRRRRALELTLAVVSERSGLSVPFLSQVENDRARPSPSSLEKVADALRTTAVELLAAADPACSVDVVRAEDPDPELAPRVRSLVRGHHQMHASEFTGDHDAGRELQYRNDQLMFVTEGAVEIEAEGRAYRLGRGDTLYLTGGVRHRWRATVPDTRLVVVAVAEHIEAVREGPRR
- a CDS encoding 5'-3' exonuclease, with the translated sequence MLLDTASLYFRAYFGVPDSVRAPDGTPVNAVRGLLDFIDRLVKDHRPDQLVACMDADWRPQWRVELIPSYKAHRVAEETPQGPDTEEVPDTLSPQVPVIEAVLDALGIARVGVAGYEADDVIGTYTARATGPVDIVTGDRDLYQLVDDARGVRVLYPIKGVGTLALTDEAALREKYGVDGRGYADLALLRGDPSDGLPGVAGIGEKTAAKLLAEFGDLAGIQAAVDDPRAKLTPSQRKRLTEARPYLAVAPKVVRVADDVPLPDVDTTLPGAPRDAAALEGLAARWGLGGSLQRLLATLAA
- a CDS encoding ABC transporter permease/substrate binding protein, which translates into the protein MPRIPLGDWVNEAVDWLLGHVAWLFDFLKTVFTGTYDGINAVLQAPEPLLLVGIFAIIAFWLRGTVAGVLTFLGFAFIISMELWENAMITLALVLVATIIALVIAVPVGIWAARSDRVSGLVRPVLDFMQTLPAMIYLIPAILFFGTGASAGIVATLIFALAPGVRMTELGIRQVDKELVEAAEAFGTTPRNTLLRVQLPLALPTVMAGVNQVIMLGLSMAAIAGMVGTGGLGGDVNEAIGQLNVGLGSEAGVAIVILAIYLDRMTSALGTQVSPLGRRAAAKARAAGGLKIWSYRPRPQVAVIGVVILALVAGGMGMFGGSGDSESVADGKNVGQGKKVTLGYVPWDEGVASTFLWKEMLEQRGYEVEAKQFDAGPLYTSLAQGDIDVVTNSWLPTTHEQYWKKYGDRLDDLGSWYDETSLELTVPAYMKDINSLADLKGKAGLFKGKITGIESSAGEMALLKDKVAKEYGLDEEYKVVDSSTPAMLAELKRAMSKKEPIVVTLWSPHWAYNDLDLKKLKDPKGAWGEGDGVHTLSRKGFAGDDPTAAKWLKDFKLTEQQLTSLEAEINKAGKGKQQDAVRTWLKSNPGLVDKLAPVEGGAGGTPAEAKRTLDVAWFPWEEDVAVTYLWKNVLERRGYKMNLKQMDVGPVYTGLASGDLDLNFDAWLPHAQKNYWEKNKDNLTDLGTWYEPTSLEIAVPSYVKDVKSLADLKGKADLFDGKIIGIEPGTGEMQLAKDEVLPGYGLEDEYEIVDGSTPAMLAELKRAYAKKEPVAVTLWSPHWAYSDYELTKLKDPKKAFGEGNTIRTISSKKFPEQYPQLTKWIKGFHMSEDELGTLEAEIKDRGQGHEEEAVAAWLKEHPEMVDRMTPQ
- a CDS encoding RluA family pseudouridine synthase — encoded protein: MRRRTPPPPSPLPQRDGIDPVRVRLPPTGPWTTVREHLAERLSGAGADVVDGMFDAGLFVGADGRAVPADAPYEPGLFVWFHRDRPAEVPVPFPLEIVYRDEHIVVVDKPHFLATTPRGGHVTETVLARLRRELGIPALGAAHRLDRLTAGLVLFTVRPQERGAYQGLFRDRRVHKEYEAVAPHDAALALPRTVRSRILKVRGVLAAQEIEGEPNAVSHVELIAHRPGPDGELGRYRLVPGTGQTHQLRVHMTSLGVPILGDPLYPEVTAAVPAGDFRRPLQLLARELGFTDPVTGREHRFRSGRSLAAWTAYEDWAGRQ